From the Manis pentadactyla isolate mManPen7 chromosome 15, mManPen7.hap1, whole genome shotgun sequence genome, the window TCTTTTTGAAGGTGCTTTGGTGAGGAGGGTAGGTCATCTTTCGTTAAGCGGCTGTTAGCGGGATGTCTAACTGTCCCATATTCAGCGGTATGGGGTACACAGGCCGCTGTCTGCACTCGCGGAGGAACACACATTTACAACGGCCTGAAGAGGGAAGGActggcattcagtccatttcacagatggagaaaccaaGAGTGGCTTCATCTGTGATGTTCACAGGTATTTATTACCAACTATGTGCTAGAAACTGGTGCATGATGGTAAGAGAAAGGGGGAAATTGCCAGCCCCTTCTTTATCTTTAGTGAGGCAGTTGTACATCCTGGAGTATTTGGGACAGTCCACGTACACCTCTTGAGCCAGCATAATTATTCAtagcttcctctctctcaaggGCCATGGTTTGGACAATAAATTATATGCTATGATGGTACTTATAGACCTCACTTGTATTAGAGTTAAGCAAGGAATTACACAGTAGTTAATAACTACAGTTGtgataaatatgaaggagaggaAATTATGTCGGGACAGCAAAGAAAGGGATCtgtctctgaggaggtggcaCAGAAGGAATAGTGAGTGACAATTAGGATGGGGTAAGTGAGGAGGGTGAGCATTCCATGCTTGGGGTTGCCAGGGGAAAAACTGAAGATTTTGCACTGTGTTTTAAACTCGTCCTCACTATTGTCACCATTTAATTTGACTTCTATCACTGTTGACACAACAACAAACAAGTGTTTTTTGTTAACTGCAAGAGAATCTGAGTTTTTACACTGGCTGAATGCACTGTAACAGGATCAAAACAAGTCAGGTGATaacttaaatatttgaaaattcaacTTCCTGAAGTATACGGGGACTAAGTCTAATTTCCTCCTATAAAAAAGTACACAACATAATACAGTCTCGGGATTAAAGGCAATATCACAGTTACCCACTGTAGTTTCAGTAAATGCTCACAGGGCACGTCTCAATTTCCGGCTGACAAGATTCAGACTAAACAAAACTCTTAACAAGGGAAGACTTCACCCCATCCAGCTAATGACTATATTCTTAGTATCATTAAGGGATTGGATGTGTAAATACCCCTGTCTTTTTACAAAAGGCTAGCTGAGTGTTTTGTAAGCTTAAAAGTAAGGTGCAAAGTTCCTGAATTTCTTAAGGTTCCTCTGTTTAAAACTTGTACACAGTGTGTACCAAGCCCTCCGGGGGCAGGGTAGTCAAAGCATCTTCAAAGGCAGCAAGAAGGGCAGGGTGGCTGGGGGACTAAGGAAGGGGGTCTCTCGGGAATGAGAGGTGAGGCTGGGGTCAAGGCAGTCCATGTGGTGCCATGGTGAGGAACTTGGGACTCATCTTAAGTGTCATGAGAAGCCACAGAAAAATGTGACTCACTTTTGAGGGTGACCTTTGGGAAAGACCTGATCAGATCTGAGTTGTGGCCTCACAGGGGCCAGGGTGCATTCTGGGAGGTCACCAAGGAAGTGACCCACCTGGGGGAGCAAAATCCAGGTGTGAGGAGATGGTGGTTGGACCAGGGCAGAGAGAGTGGAAACAGCAGCCTAATGCATAGGACATTTAGAAGGTAGTGACATGACTTGGGATGAATTTGACAGTCATTCAGTCATCCcataagtatttattaagcacttgctATGTGCTGGGTGTTATTTTGGGTGCCAGAAACAAGAAGAGAGAAAGCAAAGGTTGGTCGAGGATGGTGCGCAGAGGTATGGCTTTTGTAACTCCAAGATGATCATATTGTTCCCTTAGACAGGGACTCCTGGCAGAGGGCTGATTTTGGAGGAGCAAATCATGAGCCATTGTGGGAATCTTGCATTTGAGGTGCCTGTGGGACATGCAAGTGGAGTTGTCACATAGATCCGGGTGGATATACTGATCCAGAATTCAGCGGAGAGCTCTGGGCTGGACATAAACATCTGGACATCATCAGCATTTCAGTGGTGGCTGAAGCTATTAGCTGCGTAAGATCACCTGGCAGAAAAGGTCTAGTTTTTACACTGGCTCAGTCTGACAGGGGGCAAAAAggccagccagagaaaaaagaaagtctgGAGTCTTATGACACAGAAGCTAAGGGAAGTGAGCATTTCAAGAAGGAAGCGGCCAACTATGTCAAATGCTGCCCAATTGCCCAAGGTCATCTAGCTAATAAGTGGCAGGGCTAAAATTTAAAACCAGctctaattatttaataaatggcaCTGGGACAAATGGCTAGCCATCTGGAGACAAAGTTAAACCACTGCTTCACACTGTATGCAATTATAAAGGTCTAAACATAGAACACAAGATAACGATATTTTTTTTTGAATAGAAGAAATTTTATAATCCTGGTCTGGAAAGATCTTAAAGCAAGgcaggaaataaagaaaacataaaagaaaaaaaatagattttgttaATAGACTGAAGAAAAAGGTCTGCAGCACATTTGACAAACGTAGATTTAATATCCCCCATACACAACAATGGTTGCAACAGGAACATTGACTGGAAGAGATGAACAGGTCAAGAAGATGGATGCAAACAGCCACAAATAAGTCAAGAGCCAATCACCTCTCTGATGTttgaagaaatgcaaataaaacaatgagataccattcctTGGATTGATAAAGCATTTCACTGACCACATTTTGgaggaaaataaatagtaaaacttCTGGGGGGTGGTATTTGGTAGtatctattaaaatttttaatgtagcTCTATTTCCTGATCTGGGTGCTGGATCCAGGCTTCGGTTTCCGTGCCTGTAAAAGGGGGTCAATGATAATATCTATCCCACAGACCTGTTGGGAGTATGTTTTGAGATAATTCATGAAAAGTACTCAGAGATGGCTGGTGGGCCATGTATGATATCATGGGTCTAAGTATGATCTACCTGGGCATGGCAAatattgtaggaaaaaaaaaaagatttacccCTCTGTTCTCATTGGTGACCTCAGACCGGCAGAGCTGGAGGGAATGGGACACAGGCAATTAACATTTTGTATTAATTCAACCTGTTACAGCTAGCAAGTGAtacttttgtaatttttataaaaagtcCACTGAagtagaaggaaaggaggaagagcaAAATGAGGAACCTGCCTTGAACTCACAGGTGCTCTAGGAGGAAGTGGGGAAAGGGGCTTGGGCTGGTCAAAGGCCCCAGGAGAGACTTCTCCCCAGTAGGTGATCCCAAGCCACTGAGTGGCCCTGGGCAAATGACTGTTCCTCTCTTCAGAGTCCCTCCTGTGCAGAATGGAGCTGCCGGGGGCACCCACGTTAAGCACGTTGCTTACTACCAGAGCAGATTTGTGGTACTGTGAGCCAGACATCTTCTAAGGGCTTGCCTCTTGTCAACCTGTTTAATCCCACATCGACTCCTAAGAGTTCGGTACTTTACATtctcatccccattttgcaggtggGGAAAAgcgaggcacagaaaggttagttCCTGGTGGGAGTTCCCACCTGGAATGTAGCCAGAACTCAAATGCAGGCAGCAAGGCCCTGGACTGGGGCTCTGGACCCCCAGGCTCTACTATCTCCTACATTTCAGCAAGATGACTTCCCCATCCCCAGCCTCAGTTTGCTCCACTGTGAAATGGGCCTCCCAGTACTCACCTCCTCAGTTTGCTGTAAGGGTCAAATGACATGGGGTTTGGGCCTGGGGGAAGTGTTTGTAAAACGGGAGCCTTTGTTACCCCAGGCTGGGCCTCGCTCTCTCTCCCCCATGTTAAGTTCCTGGTGAGTTGTCTGATGCTCCACTGAAAAGAGGGGCAGGGCAAGGAACCAGGTGTTCCAGAAACCCCAGGCGAAGTGCCCAGTGGGCCTGTGTGGCCCTCCCCACCTCCATTCTTGGCTGGGAGAGGGGCCCCCTGGCTTTGTCATGGGCTCACCcctccccaccggccccctcCAACCACACCGCATCCTGCTGGTGCCCAGCCAGAGGAGGAAGTGGAGTCTGGGGCCCACGGTGACCCGCCCGGGAAGTCCTGCCAGGTGTGAGGCAAGGCCTTCCCTGCCGCTGAGTCCCAGCAGATAAAGGAAGCCCTGCGAGCCTGAGCCCCAAGCCATTCCTGCGCGCCCTGCCTGCCATGTCCCGCAGCTGTGCGCCGTTCACCTGGGCCCTCCTCGCCCTCCTCGGACTTGGGGCACCTCGAGAAGACCCAAACACCTGCTGCCCCATCGTACCccggagggagtggaaggccctGGCGTCCGAGTGCTCCCAGCGCCTGAGCCTGCCTGTGAGATACGTGGTGGTGTCGCACACGGCCGGCAGCAACTGCAACACCCCGGCCTCATGCCTGAAGCAGGTCCAGAATGTGCAGCACTACCACGCGCGGACCCTGGGCTGGTGCGATGTGGGCTACAAGTGAGTGTGGAGGGGAAGCAATGCTGGGGCCGGGCCTGGCAGTGGGGGAGAGAGGCGTGCAGGCCCTGGACACTGCGGGGCAGGTTCTAGAGCCGCCGGGCCGGCCTACTCAACCGCAAGGTGTCCCCGTTTCTCCCCAGAGTGGCCAATAGGGCCGGGCATGCGCAGGCAGCGCAGAGACGCTAGGAGGAGGGCGAAGGGCGGAAGTCCGAGCCCTGCTCCCCGGAGGGACAGACTCTGCTAACACATCTGGAGTCCCCTCAGTCAGGCTGGTACCTTGGCTGGGACGTGGGTAACCAGGCTGGCTAAGTGTGGTTCCAGGAGGGCAGAGGCCTGGGGCGAGTCACCAAGCCCCCGCCGCTGTTTCCTCTCACTCCTCTGCAGTCAGTGGGACAGCGGCTCACTTGATCACCAGACCACCCAATACACGCAAAGCACTGAGGACACCGCCTGGCATGTGGTCAGAGCCCCAGGTCCATGGACTGTtcggcacctactatgtgccaggccgtGTGCCGGTGCCAGGGTGGGGCCAGCCAAGAGCAGTGCAAGGCTAGCCCCAAGGGATCTGGCAGCAGGGAGAAACAGCAAAGTCAACAAAAATGAATCCAGGTGGTGAAAGAAGCAATGGAAAAGAGGAACAGTGAGGTGGCTGTGAGCTGGGGGACAGCGGCGCTGTGAGGCTGAGCGGTCACACCCGAAGGGCAGAGGTCAGGGTGGCTGGAAGTAGTTGGGAGGAGTGATAGGAAATGAGGGAGAGGTCGGCAGGGGCCAGATGGCACGGGGCCTCGGGGGCCACGGTGAGAACTTCAGTCCCACTCTGAGGAAGCCAGGAGCCAGGGGCCGGGGGCGCCTGCTGGGGTGTAAGAagctccctctggctgctgtgccCAGACTGTAGCGGAGGTGTCAGCAAAAACAGGGATGAGGACTGGTTAGGTCCGCCTCTGGGGCCCATACCCACCAGCTCCCTTTTTGGGGTAATTGGCTGGGGTTCAGCACAAGTTTCTGTAGGGAGAGAGAAGGGTTGAACCCTCTAGGCCCTCAGGCCTAGCTCTGCGGCCTCTGGCCTTAATCACCTTACAGGAAGGCAGACTGAAGTCTGTCTCAGATTTTAGGATTCGGAGTCTGAATCAAACATTCCAAATCCCCCTTCCTTGTCCCATCAcgttctgagcctcagttttctcccctGTAAAATGGGCCCGACTGTACCCACGTGGTGAGGCCAGGTGAAGTGAAGTCAGATGTGTTCATCTGATAAATACACAGGGAGCACGGAGTGCCGATTGCTGGGCTGTGGCAAGGCCAGAACTGGCCCACTCCCGGGGGCTGGCGTCACCTCTGGTGTTCCTAGTCTCCTCAGAGCCAGATTCTGAGAGTCTGGCTTCCTAAAGGGCAGATTCAGGACCCAAGATTCAGAAGTGCCACCAGTCTGTGCGTCAGAAGCGACCCCGTGAGCCAGGGGGCTGAGGTGGCAGACACTGCAGCACCGAGATGCTGCCATCCAGTCAATCCCAACACGCCGAGTCAGACTCACTCACGATCTGCCGCCAGGACTGGAAACCTCCAATGGGCAGAATGGGGCCCCCGGGTCTGAGTCTGGTAGTGACACCAACCCCTGAGTCCCTGATCCTGACACTCAGTGTGTGACGGGGAGGGAACCGGAAGCCGGAAGCAGAGCACAAGAGCTTCTCGGTGGAGACTTCTGAGAGGCAGGGGTCTGTGGGGCGTGACCGTGGGCGAATCAAGTCTCTTGCTCTTAAAGTGGGGATGACAACAGTACCTGCCTCTGAGGACTGCAGGTGGGGGACTCAGCAAATCAAGAGCTCAACAAATCCTCCAGGAACGCAGGAGAAAGTGAGGAATCAGATCACGTGGGTGGAGGTCACAGGGACCTGGGTGAAGAATCCTAGCTCCGCCCCTATCAGCTGTGTAACCTCGGACAGGTATCTCTACCTCGCGGATTCTCTATCTACCGAATGGATACAGGAGTGActcacagggctgctgtgaggatgaAAAAAGGTGCATATAGAGCTGCACTCGGCACATGCCAGGCGCCACGGTCATTGTTACTATTGTGGAAGATCAGGTGGTAAGAGGGAGGGTGTTGGGAAATTGTGTACGAGTAGAAGGAACATGGGTGCGGTGAGTAGAGGAGGGAGGAGTCCTCCCCCAGGGAGCCCGCCCTCACTCAGCCAAGCCCACAACCACCCACACAGCTTCCTGATCGGAGAAGACGGGCTCGTGTATGAGGGCCGGGGCTGGGACACCGAGGGcgcccacacagggagcacctgGAACCCCATGTCCATCGGCATCTCCTTCATGGGCAACTACATGGGTAAGTGACTGTCCTGTCGCCGGGAGAGGGGGATGACATGGGCTATGGGGATGGCACAGTGCGGTGTGTAGTTGCTGAGAGGCTCTGCCACCTACAACTCTGTGTCTCTGGGCAAGTGACTgcttttctgagcctcatttcctCCTGTAGATAATGACCACTTTCAACTACAGTTTGGGTGAGGATTAGTTAATCTACCTAAAAGGTCTAGGCCAGTCCATGGCCCCTAAGAAGAGCCTGATAATAGCAGCTATTCTGAGTAGGACCCAGAGGTCTGAGGACTGAGGAGGAAGCAGCAACATTCTTGACAGCGACACTTACTGCGGGCTTGCTCTCGGCCAGGCACCGTTCAGTGGGCTTTATATAAAGTAACTCATTTCACTGTCCCACAGCCCTGGGGACAGGTGCCGTTATTCCCCCCCtttcccagatgaggaaactgaggcagagagagattagGTCACTGCTAGGGAGTGGCAGACCTGGGTCCAGGCCCTGGGGGGCCAGCCGGGAGCACAGTCAGAACCACCACCCCACACGACCTCTGCCCTCCGTGGGAGCCTAACGcctgcctctgcccctcccccagagcgGTCGCCACCACCCCGGGCCCTCAGGGCAGCCCAGAGTCTGCTGGCTTGTGGAGTGGCTCTGGGAGCCCTGAGCCCAAAATACGAGGTCAAAGGACACCGGGATGTGCAGCAGACACTTTCCCCAGGTGACCAGCTCTACGAAATCATCCGGACTTGGCCACACTACAGCGAGTGAGGCCCTTCTACTGTCCAGGCCAGAAATCTCCCTGCCTTCCCCTCGAATAAAGGTGCAGCTCAAACTGTTTCTATGTCCTGCCGCccacctcccctctctccctccctcccaccagaCCCCCCGTCTGCCCCACGCCCTAGCACTCTGTCCTCTCTGGTGCTCAGAACCCAGAGGCCCTGACCTTGAACCAAGTCTCCAGAGATCCCAGCTCAGAAACATCCCACTTCAGAACCCACAGATCTCAGGTC encodes:
- the PGLYRP1 gene encoding peptidoglycan recognition protein 1 produces the protein MSRSCAPFTWALLALLGLGAPREDPNTCCPIVPRREWKALASECSQRLSLPVRYVVVSHTAGSNCNTPASCLKQVQNVQHYHARTLGWCDVGYNFLIGEDGLVYEGRGWDTEGAHTGSTWNPMSIGISFMGNYMERSPPPRALRAAQSLLACGVALGALSPKYEVKGHRDVQQTLSPGDQLYEIIRTWPHYSE